The Achromobacter deleyi genome has a window encoding:
- a CDS encoding M20 aminoacylase family protein translates to MYARSPLESIRLFHDELTALRRDLHAHPELGFEEVRTSGIVAGALEALGIEVHRGIGKTGVVGVIRGKRCDSGRMIGLRADMDALPMTEDNTFGHKSTKSGLMHGCGHDGHTAVLIGAAKYLAQTRNFDGTAVLIFQPAEEGRGGARAMLEDGLFDTFPCDAIYALHNWPGLKPGTIGINPGPMMAAADRFEILITGRGGHGAHPYQTIDPVTIAGQIITALQTIVSRNVNPLDSAVVSIGSLQAGHPGAMSVIPREARMVGTVRTFRKSVQEMVETRMRELVSAIASAFGGTAEVVYERIYPATLNTPQHANLVADIATEMIGKENVVRDLVPSMGSEDFSFMLQSKPGAYFRLGQGGAESGCVLHNSHFDFNDAVIPLGSAMFCALAERGMPLAD, encoded by the coding sequence ATGTACGCACGATCTCCGTTGGAATCGATTCGGCTTTTTCACGACGAATTGACGGCGCTACGGCGCGATTTGCACGCACATCCCGAATTGGGCTTCGAGGAAGTCCGAACCTCGGGAATTGTCGCGGGCGCCTTGGAGGCGCTGGGGATCGAGGTGCACCGGGGCATTGGCAAGACAGGCGTGGTGGGCGTGATCCGCGGCAAGCGCTGCGACAGCGGCCGCATGATCGGCCTGCGCGCCGACATGGACGCGCTGCCCATGACGGAAGACAACACCTTCGGCCACAAGTCGACCAAGTCCGGCTTGATGCACGGTTGTGGCCATGACGGCCATACGGCGGTGCTGATCGGCGCCGCGAAGTACCTGGCGCAAACACGCAATTTCGACGGCACTGCAGTGCTTATTTTCCAGCCTGCCGAAGAGGGCCGGGGCGGCGCGCGCGCCATGCTTGAGGACGGCTTGTTCGATACCTTTCCCTGCGACGCGATCTATGCGCTGCACAATTGGCCTGGCTTGAAGCCAGGTACGATCGGCATCAACCCGGGACCGATGATGGCCGCCGCGGATCGCTTCGAGATCCTGATCACGGGTCGTGGCGGGCATGGCGCCCATCCCTATCAGACCATCGATCCGGTGACGATTGCGGGGCAGATCATCACAGCGTTGCAGACCATCGTGTCGCGCAACGTCAATCCGCTGGATTCCGCTGTCGTGTCGATAGGATCGCTGCAGGCCGGTCACCCCGGCGCGATGAGCGTGATTCCGCGTGAAGCCAGGATGGTGGGCACGGTGCGCACGTTCCGCAAATCGGTCCAGGAGATGGTCGAGACGCGCATGCGCGAACTGGTCAGCGCAATCGCGAGCGCTTTTGGCGGCACGGCGGAGGTGGTGTATGAACGCATCTATCCCGCGACCCTGAATACGCCACAGCACGCCAATCTGGTGGCCGATATCGCGACCGAGATGATCGGCAAGGAAAACGTGGTGCGCGACCTGGTGCCATCGATGGGTTCCGAGGATTTTTCTTTCATGTTGCAGAGCAAGCCAGGCGCCTATTTTCGCCTGGGCCAGGGCGGAGCCGAATCCGGCTGCGTGCTGCACAACTCGCATTTCGATTTCAACGATGCCGTCATTCCCCTGGGCAGCGCGATGTTCTGCGCGCTGGCTGAACGGGGAATGCCGCTGGCAGATTAA
- a CDS encoding SWIB/MDM2 domain-containing protein, with protein sequence MATTSKPATARKPNAAFMKPLTPSADLAAVIGSEAVPRTEVTKKIWEYIKKHNLQDASNKRNINADAKLLPIFGKDQVTMFELTKLVNAHLK encoded by the coding sequence ATGGCCACAACCTCCAAACCCGCGACCGCGCGCAAGCCGAACGCTGCATTCATGAAGCCCCTGACCCCCAGCGCCGACTTGGCCGCTGTCATCGGCTCGGAAGCCGTGCCGCGTACCGAGGTCACCAAGAAGATCTGGGAATACATCAAGAAGCACAACCTGCAAGATGCCAGCAACAAGCGCAACATCAACGCCGATGCCAAGCTGCTCCCGATCTTTGGCAAGGATCAGGTCACGATGTTCGAATTGACCAAACTGGTCAACGCACATCTGAAGTAA
- a CDS encoding DUF4870 family protein, whose protein sequence is MSDTQTPVPGTTLDLRTLTHVAYGLYALGFLTSGFLGIATLAAVVLMYLKRSDAAGTVYAAHFDWLLRTFWWALLWLAISGIATLIFIGWIGVAATIVWVLYRLIKGWLALLEGSAPTTYA, encoded by the coding sequence GTGAGTGATACCCAGACCCCCGTGCCCGGTACGACATTAGATCTGCGCACGTTGACCCACGTGGCCTACGGCTTGTACGCCTTGGGCTTCCTGACGAGTGGATTTCTGGGCATCGCCACCTTGGCCGCCGTTGTGCTCATGTATTTGAAGCGCTCGGATGCCGCCGGCACTGTCTACGCCGCCCATTTCGACTGGCTCTTGCGCACGTTCTGGTGGGCCCTGCTGTGGCTGGCCATCAGCGGCATCGCGACACTCATCTTTATTGGATGGATAGGCGTGGCCGCCACGATCGTGTGGGTGCTCTATCGCCTGATCAAGGGGTGGCTGGCACTACTGGAAGGCAGCGCGCCCACGACGTACGCCTGA